One region of Campylobacter lari genomic DNA includes:
- the pal gene encoding peptidoglycan-associated lipoprotein Pal: MKKIIFASITAFAVIVSGCATKNTSVSSSSSVDGSKGSGGSDRFENLESLNSIANVYFDFDKFNVRKDMQKVVADNAEIFNKEAANAAIVVEGNCDEWGTDEYNQALGLKRAKAVKESLVAQGVSADRISVKSYGETNPVCTERTKACDAQNRRAEFKLSK, encoded by the coding sequence ATGAAAAAAATCATTTTTGCTTCAATTACTGCGTTTGCTGTTATTGTAAGTGGTTGTGCTACAAAAAATACTAGTGTAAGCAGTTCAAGTAGTGTAGATGGATCAAAAGGTAGTGGTGGTTCTGATAGATTTGAAAATCTTGAATCTTTAAATTCTATTGCAAATGTGTATTTTGATTTTGATAAATTTAATGTTAGAAAAGATATGCAAAAAGTTGTTGCAGATAATGCTGAAATTTTCAACAAAGAAGCTGCGAATGCCGCAATTGTAGTTGAGGGAAACTGCGATGAATGGGGAACTGATGAATACAATCAAGCTCTAGGTTTAAAAAGAGCTAAAGCTGTTAAAGAATCTTTAGTAGCTCAAGGTGTTAGTGCAGATAGAATAAGCGTAAAAAGCTATGGAGAAACTAATCCTGTATGTACTGAAAGAACAAAAGCTTGTGATGCGCAAAATCGTCGTGCAGAATTTAAATTATCAAAATAA
- the tolB gene encoding Tol-Pal system protein TolB, whose amino-acid sequence MRKILAFLFFCSVLFGQDATISVVNKGMQLPKIYIKDQSRLNDLDLKKSFYNMLVNDIKVSSNFELTQDEKQGDYIFSYVLNKNGKLLDIDVEILAANETKTRFYEQILSIEEYPFLAHRSVAQMNRKLGFAPVDWMDHKILIARTQGNKQSDILLADYTLTYQKILISKGLNLFPKWANKEQDAFYFTAYEDEIPTLYKYNMKNKNITKIIASKGMMVASDVSDDGKKILLTMAPKDQPDVYLYDTDTKDLKQITNYTGIDVNGNFVDDDKKIVFVSDRLGYPNIFMQNLDSNLTEQVVFHGKNNSSVSTYKHYMVYSSREVNQSGVFNLYLMSTQSDYIRQLTANGKNLFPRFSSDGESVVFIKYLGSQSALGVIRINANRAFHYGLKVGKIQSIDW is encoded by the coding sequence ATGAGAAAAATATTAGCGTTTTTATTTTTTTGTTCAGTATTATTTGGGCAAGATGCGACAATATCTGTTGTAAATAAAGGTATGCAATTACCTAAAATTTATATTAAAGATCAATCAAGATTGAATGATTTAGATCTTAAAAAAAGCTTTTATAATATGCTTGTTAATGATATAAAAGTGAGTTCAAATTTTGAATTAACTCAAGATGAAAAACAAGGTGATTATATTTTTTCTTATGTTTTAAATAAAAATGGTAAGCTTTTGGATATTGATGTTGAAATTTTAGCTGCAAATGAAACAAAAACGAGATTTTATGAGCAAATTCTTTCCATTGAAGAATATCCATTTTTAGCACATAGAAGTGTCGCTCAAATGAATAGAAAATTAGGTTTTGCACCGGTTGATTGGATGGATCATAAAATTTTAATAGCTAGGACTCAAGGTAATAAGCAAAGTGATATTTTGTTGGCAGATTATACTTTAACTTATCAAAAGATATTAATATCAAAAGGTTTAAATTTATTTCCCAAATGGGCAAATAAAGAACAAGATGCATTTTATTTCACTGCTTATGAAGATGAAATTCCAACACTTTATAAATATAATATGAAAAATAAAAACATCACAAAAATCATTGCTAGTAAGGGTATGATGGTTGCTTCTGATGTTAGCGATGATGGTAAAAAAATTTTACTTACTATGGCGCCAAAAGATCAGCCAGATGTGTATTTGTATGATACAGATACAAAAGATTTAAAACAGATTACAAATTATACGGGTATTGATGTTAATGGCAACTTTGTAGATGATGATAAAAAAATCGTATTTGTATCAGATCGTTTAGGTTATCCAAATATTTTTATGCAAAATTTAGATTCTAATTTAACAGAACAGGTAGTTTTTCATGGTAAAAATAATTCTTCAGTTTCTACCTATAAACATTATATGGTTTATTCTAGCAGGGAGGTAAATCAAAGTGGGGTTTTTAATCTTTATTTAATGTCAACCCAGAGTGATTATATAAGACAACTCACTGCAAATGGTAAAAATCTTTTTCCAAGATTTTCAAGTGATGGAGAAAGTGTAGTATTTATTAAATATTTAGGTTCACAAAGTGCCTTAGGAGTTATTAGAATTAATGCAAATAGGGCTTTTCATTATGGTTTAAAGGTGGGTAAAATTCAATCAATTGATTGGTAA
- a CDS encoding TonB C-terminal domain-containing protein — protein MEENSTYNFKAFTYAILVYFFVVFLVFFKLVEYKPKAIEYTNDPNSFINIELGDSINQNQVNMIQELQKENLQSLFEENLLQKYTTNKNVNTQNVEQQASVFNELFGKIEDYQEEKTTKVQSSMPSKKPTFTQREKINDFSKQLNENLQINQELGQSVIEQKIGVYDQFLGAVRKHLEDRWRIYNPSGNLSIEVEFVIDNNGYFYLLSTTSAHSDNFDKKAKEFLQNLEGKYITLPPNGKIRKIKMKLSDIIEFKTEK, from the coding sequence ATGGAAGAAAATTCTACATATAATTTTAAAGCTTTTACTTATGCGATTTTAGTTTATTTTTTTGTTGTTTTTTTAGTATTTTTTAAGTTAGTCGAATATAAGCCAAAAGCTATTGAATATACTAATGATCCCAATAGTTTTATTAATATAGAACTTGGAGATAGTATAAATCAAAATCAAGTAAATATGATACAAGAGCTACAAAAGGAAAATTTGCAAAGTTTATTTGAAGAGAATCTTTTGCAAAAATACACTACAAATAAAAATGTTAATACTCAAAATGTAGAACAACAAGCTAGTGTTTTCAATGAGTTATTTGGCAAAATAGAAGACTATCAAGAAGAAAAAACTACAAAAGTACAATCTTCAATGCCATCGAAAAAACCTACTTTTACTCAAAGAGAAAAAATCAATGATTTTTCTAAGCAATTAAATGAAAATCTACAAATTAATCAAGAATTAGGACAATCTGTTATAGAACAAAAAATAGGAGTTTATGATCAATTTTTAGGTGCTGTTAGAAAACATCTTGAAGATAGATGGAGAATATACAATCCTAGTGGTAATTTAAGTATAGAAGTAGAATTTGTAATTGATAATAACGGATATTTTTATTTGTTAAGTACCACTAGTGCACATAGTGATAATTTTGATAAAAAGGCAAAAGAATTTTTACAAAATTTAGAAGGAAAATACATAACTTTACCTCCAAATGGTAAAATAAGAAAAATTAAAATGAAACTTAGTGATATAATTGAGTTTAAAACGGAGAAGTGA
- a CDS encoding ExbD/TolR family protein has product MMFLEEKPELNITPLVDIMLVLLAILMVTAPSITYEEKVQLPQGSQKTSSAPNIKSLIITINAKKEIFIGKDKFNFLSFADNMNALKVQYNTQETVFIRADKNLKYDDVMSVLRTMKHLGFQKVALQTE; this is encoded by the coding sequence TTGATGTTTTTAGAAGAAAAACCCGAACTAAATATTACACCTTTAGTGGATATTATGCTTGTATTGCTTGCTATTTTAATGGTAACAGCACCAAGTATTACATATGAAGAAAAAGTTCAACTTCCTCAAGGTTCACAAAAAACTTCAAGTGCTCCAAATATCAAAAGTTTAATTATAACAATTAATGCAAAAAAAGAAATTTTTATAGGAAAAGATAAATTTAATTTTTTAAGTTTTGCGGATAATATGAATGCATTAAAAGTGCAATATAATACTCAAGAAACAGTTTTCATTAGAGCGGATAAGAATTTAAAATATGATGATGTAATGAGTGTTTTAAGAACAATGAAGCATTTGGGTTTTCAAAAAGTTGCTTTGCAAACTGAGTAA
- a CDS encoding MotA/TolQ/ExbB proton channel family protein, whose amino-acid sequence MDFQSIFHFFENTSLITYIVLVWLSVYFILSFSILFSRLMLINKWMQDESQALEALMRGERDLSQSASILKKCIEIDETKMNIYKNSVEKKATIGLTWLSIIASTSPFIGLFGTVISILETFGGLEMQNSLSIIAPKISEALVATGCGILVAIPAYSFHLIIKRKAYELINILDSEIKVLVSSAKV is encoded by the coding sequence GTGGATTTTCAATCAATTTTTCATTTTTTTGAAAATACAAGCTTAATTACTTATATTGTATTGGTTTGGCTTTCGGTGTATTTTATACTTAGTTTTAGTATTTTATTTTCAAGATTAATGCTTATTAATAAATGGATGCAAGATGAAAGTCAGGCTTTAGAAGCTTTGATGAGAGGAGAGAGGGATTTAAGCCAAAGTGCATCAATTTTAAAAAAATGTATTGAGATTGATGAAACTAAGATGAATATTTATAAAAATTCTGTTGAGAAAAAAGCCACAATTGGATTAACTTGGCTTAGTATTATTGCTTCAACCTCTCCTTTTATAGGTCTTTTTGGTACAGTTATTTCTATACTTGAAACTTTTGGTGGTTTAGAAATGCAAAATTCTTTGAGTATTATTGCGCCAAAAATTAGTGAAGCTTTGGTAGCTACAGGTTGTGGAATTTTAGTGGCAATTCCTGCATATAGTTTTCATTTGATTATCAAACGCAAAGCTTATGAACTAATTAATATTTTAGATAGTGAGATAAAAGTATTAGTAAGTTCAGCAAAGGTTTAA
- the atpC gene encoding ATP synthase F1 subunit epsilon, with protein sequence MDNLIHIEVVTPLGMIYNDNVKSIVLPGSEGEFGVLKGHASLISSLRAGIIDIEKSDSTHELVAIDSGHAKVSETKVSVLAKGAVWVGGNSDSEIAKRLADAKDLIKSMSSDSVALASTFAKMDNNVRQK encoded by the coding sequence ATGGATAATTTAATACATATAGAGGTGGTAACGCCTCTTGGTATGATTTACAATGATAATGTAAAATCTATTGTTCTTCCTGGAAGTGAAGGTGAATTTGGTGTTTTAAAAGGACATGCATCTTTAATTTCTTCTTTAAGGGCAGGGATTATAGATATTGAAAAATCAGATTCTACCCATGAGTTAGTTGCTATTGATTCAGGTCATGCAAAAGTTTCTGAAACGAAAGTAAGCGTTTTAGCAAAAGGTGCTGTGTGGGTTGGAGGAAATAGTGATAGTGAAATAGCAAAAAGATTAGCAGATGCAAAAGATTTAATCAAATCTATGAGTAGTGATAGTGTTGCTTTAGCTTCTACTTTTGCTAAGATGGATAATAATGTAAGGCAAAAATAG
- the atpD gene encoding F0F1 ATP synthase subunit beta: MQGFISQVLGPVVDVEFKEYLPQINEAIIVNYELEGKECKLVLEVAAHLGDNKVRTIAMDMTDGLVRGLTAVATGNPISVPVGEKVLGRIFNVTGDLIDEGEEINFDKHWSIHRDPPPFEEQSTKSEIFETGIKVVDLLAPYAKGGKVGLFGGAGVGKTVIIMELIHNVAFKHSGYSVFAGVGERTREGNDLYNEMKESNVLDKVALCYGQMNEPPGARNRIALTGLTMAEYFRDEMGLDVLMFIDNIFRFSQSGSEMSALLGRIPSAVGYQPTLASEMGKFQERITSTKKGSITSVQAVYVPADDLTDPAPATVFAHLDATTVLNRSIAEKGIYPAVDPLDSTSRMLDPQIIGEEHYKVARGVQSVLQKYKDLQDIIAILGMDELSEEDKLIVERARKIEKFLSQPFFVAEVFTGSPGKYISLEDTIAGFKGILEGKYDHLPENAFYMVGGIDEVIEKAEKLKA, from the coding sequence ATGCAAGGTTTTATTTCTCAAGTTTTAGGACCAGTGGTTGATGTTGAATTTAAAGAATATCTTCCGCAAATTAACGAAGCTATAATTGTAAATTATGAATTAGAAGGAAAAGAATGCAAGCTAGTGCTTGAAGTAGCTGCGCATTTGGGTGATAATAAAGTAAGAACTATCGCTATGGATATGACTGATGGTCTTGTTAGGGGTTTAACGGCTGTTGCGACTGGAAACCCAATTAGCGTTCCAGTGGGTGAAAAAGTACTTGGAAGAATTTTCAATGTAACAGGTGATTTGATTGATGAGGGCGAAGAGATCAATTTTGATAAACATTGGTCAATCCATAGAGATCCACCTCCATTTGAAGAGCAAAGTACAAAAAGTGAAATTTTTGAAACAGGCATTAAGGTAGTTGATTTGTTAGCTCCTTATGCAAAAGGTGGCAAAGTAGGACTTTTTGGTGGTGCAGGTGTTGGTAAAACCGTTATTATTATGGAGTTAATCCACAATGTTGCATTTAAACATAGCGGTTATTCTGTTTTTGCAGGTGTTGGTGAAAGAACTCGCGAGGGTAATGATCTTTACAATGAAATGAAAGAAAGTAATGTTTTAGATAAAGTTGCATTATGTTATGGTCAAATGAATGAACCACCAGGAGCAAGAAATCGTATTGCTTTAACAGGTCTTACTATGGCTGAGTATTTTAGAGATGAAATGGGACTTGATGTGTTGATGTTTATTGATAATATCTTTAGATTTTCACAATCAGGTTCTGAAATGTCAGCACTTTTAGGAAGAATTCCTTCAGCTGTTGGCTATCAACCAACTTTAGCTAGCGAAATGGGTAAATTCCAAGAAAGAATTACTTCAACTAAAAAAGGTTCTATTACTTCAGTTCAAGCAGTTTATGTGCCAGCAGATGATTTAACAGACCCTGCTCCTGCAACTGTTTTTGCGCATTTAGATGCAACTACGGTTTTAAATAGATCAATTGCTGAAAAAGGTATTTATCCAGCTGTTGATCCGCTTGATTCTACTTCAAGAATGCTTGATCCACAAATTATTGGTGAAGAGCATTATAAAGTAGCTCGTGGAGTACAATCAGTACTTCAAAAATACAAAGATTTGCAAGATATTATTGCTATTTTAGGTATGGATGAATTGAGTGAAGAAGATAAATTGATCGTTGAAAGAGCAAGAAAAATTGAAAAATTCCTATCTCAACCATTCTTCGTTGCTGAAGTATTTACAGGAAGTCCTGGTAAATATATTAGTTTAGAAGATACAATAGCAGGTTTTAAAGGTATTTTAGAAGGAAAATATGACCATTTACCTGAAAATGCTTTCTATATGGTAGGTGGAATTGATGAAGTTATTGAAAAAGCAGAAAAACTTAAGGCTTAA
- the atpG gene encoding ATP synthase F1 subunit gamma encodes MSNLKEIKRKIKSVHNTQKTTNAMKLVSTAKLRKAEEAAKKSKIFAQKIDEVLSEIAFKINQYEGLDDKLPFFRKKDNIEKMDIIFITADKGLCGGFNIKTIKTVNEMLEDCKAKKIKVRLRAIGKTGIEYFNFQNIEILEKYLDTSSSPDYEKACAIIENAVDDFINEVTDKVVIVHNGYKNMISQEIRINELLPVQAIASKEEQESQSLMDLEPEDEEILNDLLKTYFEYNMYFSLVDSLAAEHSARMQAMDNATNNAKARVKQLNLAYNKARQESITTELIEIISGVESMK; translated from the coding sequence ATGTCTAATTTAAAAGAAATAAAAAGAAAAATAAAAAGTGTCCATAATACACAAAAAACAACTAATGCAATGAAGCTTGTTTCTACTGCCAAATTAAGAAAGGCAGAAGAGGCAGCTAAAAAGTCAAAGATTTTTGCTCAAAAAATTGATGAAGTTTTATCTGAAATTGCTTTCAAGATTAATCAATACGAAGGTCTTGATGATAAACTTCCATTTTTTAGAAAAAAAGACAATATTGAAAAAATGGATATTATTTTCATTACTGCTGATAAAGGCTTGTGTGGCGGTTTTAACATTAAAACTATTAAAACAGTAAATGAAATGCTCGAAGATTGTAAAGCAAAAAAAATCAAGGTAAGATTAAGAGCTATTGGTAAAACAGGTATTGAGTATTTTAATTTTCAAAATATTGAAATTTTAGAAAAATATTTAGACACAAGCTCTAGCCCTGATTATGAAAAAGCTTGTGCTATTATTGAAAATGCAGTTGATGATTTTATAAATGAAGTTACAGATAAGGTTGTAATTGTACACAATGGCTATAAAAATATGATTTCGCAAGAAATTCGTATTAATGAATTATTACCAGTGCAAGCTATTGCGAGCAAAGAAGAACAAGAGTCTCAATCTTTAATGGATTTAGAACCTGAAGATGAAGAAATTTTAAATGATTTATTAAAAACTTATTTTGAATATAATATGTATTTTTCTTTAGTTGATTCTTTGGCGGCTGAGCATAGTGCAAGAATGCAAGCTATGGATAATGCAACCAATAATGCAAAAGCTAGAGTTAAACAACTCAATTTAGCTTATAATAAAGCAAGACAAGAATCTATTACCACCGAATTGATAGAAATTATCAGTGGTGTTGAGTCAATGAAATAA
- the atpA gene encoding F0F1 ATP synthase subunit alpha produces the protein MKFKADEISSIIKERIEKFDFNLEIEETGKIISVADGVAKVYGLKNAMAGEMVEFENGEKGMVLNLEESSVGIVILGKGLGLKEGSSVKRLKKLLKVPVGDALIGRVVNALGEPIDAKGAIETSEYRFVEEKAKGIMARKSVHEPLHTGIKAIDALVPIGRGQRELIIGDRQTGKTTVAIDTIISQKGKDVICIYVAIGQKQSTVAQVVKKLEEYGAMDYSIVVNAGASDPAALQYLAPYTGVTMGEYFRDNSRHALIVYDDLSKHAVAYREMSLILRRPPGREAYPGDVFYLHSRLLERASKLSDELGAGSLTALPIIETQAGDVSAYIPTNVISITDGQIFLETDLFNSGIRPAINVGLSVSRVGGAAQIKATKQVSGTLRLDLAQYRELQAFAQFASDLDEASRKQLERGQRMVEVLKQPPYSPLSAENQVVMIYAGTKGYLDDIAVSKIGEFEAALYPFIEAKYPEIFEQIRTKKALDKDLEEKLAKALSEFKANHI, from the coding sequence ATGAAATTTAAAGCAGATGAAATTAGTTCTATTATAAAAGAAAGAATTGAAAAATTTGATTTTAATCTTGAAATAGAAGAAACCGGTAAGATTATTTCAGTTGCTGATGGTGTTGCTAAGGTTTATGGTCTTAAAAATGCTATGGCCGGTGAGATGGTTGAATTTGAAAATGGCGAAAAGGGAATGGTGCTTAACCTTGAAGAATCAAGTGTTGGTATTGTTATTTTAGGAAAGGGACTTGGCTTAAAAGAAGGAAGCTCTGTAAAAAGATTAAAAAAACTTCTAAAGGTTCCAGTTGGTGATGCGTTGATAGGCCGTGTTGTAAATGCTTTAGGTGAGCCAATTGATGCTAAGGGAGCGATTGAAACAAGTGAATATCGCTTTGTGGAAGAAAAAGCAAAAGGTATTATGGCTAGAAAAAGTGTTCATGAACCATTACATACGGGTATTAAAGCTATTGATGCTTTAGTTCCAATTGGTAGAGGACAAAGAGAGTTAATTATTGGTGATAGACAAACGGGTAAAACTACTGTTGCAATAGATACAATTATTAGTCAAAAAGGTAAAGATGTTATTTGTATTTATGTGGCAATTGGTCAAAAACAAAGCACAGTGGCTCAAGTAGTTAAAAAGCTTGAAGAATACGGTGCAATGGATTATAGTATAGTGGTAAATGCAGGTGCTTCAGATCCTGCTGCATTGCAATATCTTGCTCCATATACAGGTGTAACTATGGGTGAGTATTTTAGAGATAACTCAAGACATGCGTTGATTGTTTATGATGATTTGAGTAAGCATGCTGTTGCCTATCGTGAAATGTCTTTGATTTTGCGTCGTCCTCCGGGTCGTGAAGCTTATCCAGGGGATGTATTTTATTTACATTCAAGATTGCTTGAAAGAGCAAGTAAATTAAGTGATGAGCTTGGCGCAGGAAGCTTAACAGCATTACCTATTATTGAAACTCAAGCAGGAGATGTTTCAGCTTACATTCCAACCAATGTTATTTCAATTACCGATGGTCAAATTTTCTTAGAGACAGATTTGTTTAACTCAGGTATTCGTCCTGCGATTAATGTTGGTTTATCTGTGTCTCGTGTTGGTGGTGCTGCACAAATTAAAGCAACAAAACAAGTTTCAGGTACCTTAAGACTTGACTTAGCTCAATATAGAGAATTGCAAGCTTTTGCACAATTTGCAAGTGATTTAGATGAAGCAAGTAGAAAACAACTTGAGCGTGGACAAAGAATGGTTGAAGTTCTAAAGCAGCCTCCATATTCTCCGCTTTCAGCAGAGAATCAAGTTGTGATGATTTATGCAGGAACTAAAGGATATTTAGATGATATTGCAGTTTCAAAAATAGGAGAATTTGAAGCAGCCTTATATCCATTTATTGAAGCTAAATATCCAGAAATTTTTGAGCAAATTAGAACTAAAAAAGCTTTAGATAAAGATTTGGAAGAAAAATTAGCTAAAGCGTTGAGTGAGTTTAAAGCAAACCATATATAA
- a CDS encoding F0F1 ATP synthase subunit delta — MESVIAKTYAKAILERKDFENFYSNLLQLSSAFASDKFVSILNAYELKQEKKLDFILSLLDNPSDAFKNFMSLVVGNNREMLIPSITKELSEQKALKENEFLGQVYSKEKLSEEEIKNLEEKLSLKFNAKIRLDSKISDNDSVKISLDGLGYEISFSMQSLKAKMNEYILKAI; from the coding sequence ATGGAAAGTGTAATTGCAAAAACCTATGCAAAAGCTATATTAGAAAGAAAAGATTTTGAAAATTTTTATTCAAATTTATTACAACTTAGTTCAGCTTTTGCTTCTGATAAATTTGTAAGTATTTTAAATGCTTATGAGCTTAAACAAGAAAAAAAATTAGATTTTATACTTTCTTTATTAGATAATCCAAGTGATGCTTTTAAAAATTTTATGAGCTTAGTTGTTGGCAACAATAGAGAGATGTTAATTCCAAGCATTACTAAAGAATTGAGTGAACAAAAAGCATTAAAAGAAAATGAATTTTTAGGGCAAGTTTATTCAAAAGAAAAATTAAGTGAAGAAGAAATTAAAAATTTAGAAGAAAAACTTAGTCTTAAATTCAACGCAAAGATTAGATTAGATAGTAAAATAAGTGATAATGACAGTGTAAAAATTAGCTTAGATGGACTTGGTTATGAAATTTCATTTTCAATGCAAAGCTTAAAAGCTAAAATGAATGAATATATATTAAAAGCAATTTAA
- a CDS encoding F0F1 ATP synthase subunit B: protein MLKKITLLSVLPFYAFAAGNGSGEYDIIPRAVNFVLFAAILYYFIATPLKNFYHGRIAKIASRMNEIQEKLIASKNHKLEMMKKLDLAKQEAINAVALAKKEAEIITDKIEAETKMEIKALEKTYEEHKEYEIRRMEKEVVQAVLEEIFEDQSLQLQQKEILNIMMKKVS from the coding sequence ATGTTGAAAAAAATTACATTATTATCGGTGCTTCCTTTTTATGCTTTTGCAGCAGGTAATGGAAGTGGCGAGTATGATATTATCCCAAGAGCAGTTAATTTTGTTTTGTTTGCTGCTATTTTATATTATTTTATAGCAACACCTTTAAAAAATTTTTACCACGGAAGAATTGCAAAAATTGCCTCTAGGATGAATGAAATACAAGAAAAACTTATTGCAAGCAAAAATCATAAATTAGAAATGATGAAAAAACTAGATTTAGCTAAACAAGAAGCAATTAATGCAGTTGCTCTTGCAAAAAAAGAAGCAGAAATCATTACAGATAAAATAGAAGCTGAAACAAAAATGGAGATTAAGGCTTTAGAAAAAACTTATGAAGAGCATAAAGAATATGAAATAAGAAGAATGGAAAAAGAAGTTGTGCAAGCGGTTTTAGAAGAAATTTTTGAAGATCAAAGTTTACAGCTTCAGCAAAAAGAAATTTTAAATATCATGATGAAAAAGGTGTCTTGA
- a CDS encoding FoF1 ATP synthase subunit B': protein MFNDVHFSIMIATGVIFLLMIAILNSILYKPLIKFMDSRDLTIKNDEEKMKKNSDDVSNVENELEKIHIQTRDEINQIKAKAVEEAKIKQEKELSIKKKELEEQMHVFLKSLREKEKELKEEMRLKMPEFKQSFKDSLSKI from the coding sequence ATGTTTAATGATGTACATTTTTCCATCATGATAGCTACTGGTGTCATTTTTTTGCTTATGATAGCAATTTTAAATTCTATACTCTATAAACCTTTGATTAAATTTATGGATTCTAGAGATTTGACTATTAAAAATGACGAAGAAAAAATGAAAAAAAATTCTGATGATGTTTCAAATGTAGAAAATGAGTTGGAAAAAATTCATATACAAACAAGAGATGAGATTAATCAAATCAAAGCAAAAGCAGTAGAAGAAGCTAAAATAAAACAAGAAAAAGAATTATCAATAAAGAAAAAAGAATTAGAAGAACAAATGCATGTTTTTCTAAAAAGTCTAAGAGAAAAAGAAAAAGAATTAAAAGAAGAGATGCGTTTAAAAATGCCAGAATTTAAGCAAAGCTTTAAAGATAGCTTGAGTAAAATTTAA
- a CDS encoding ParB/RepB/Spo0J family partition protein: MAKKSALGRGLSSILADIDEVYEKELGSKEGKIEEIDIDLISPNPYQPRKNFDTQALEELAGSIKEYGLIQPIVVFKKDEFDYIIIAGERRFRACKLLEKEQIKAVVLNVDDIKLRELALIENIQRENLNPIELAHSYKELLEIHDITQEKLADLIHKSRPQIANTLRLLNLNEQTQNFIIEGKISQGHAKVLVGLEKEEEKMIVDTIIGQKLNVRDTEKLIKNFKNSNNLEKNTNLNKQNQSILNLKEKIESFGFKTVVKDLKIIVNFSDENEIVKFLKILD, from the coding sequence ATGGCAAAAAAAAGTGCATTAGGAAGAGGCTTAAGTAGTATTTTGGCTGATATTGATGAAGTTTATGAAAAAGAATTAGGATCAAAAGAAGGCAAAATAGAAGAAATTGATATAGATTTAATTAGTCCAAATCCTTATCAGCCAAGGAAAAATTTTGATACACAAGCTTTAGAAGAGCTTGCGGGGTCTATTAAAGAATATGGTTTAATTCAGCCTATTGTAGTTTTTAAAAAAGATGAATTTGATTATATTATAATAGCTGGCGAGAGAAGATTTAGAGCATGTAAGCTTTTAGAAAAAGAACAGATTAAAGCCGTAGTTTTAAATGTGGATGATATAAAATTACGCGAGCTTGCTTTGATTGAAAATATCCAAAGGGAAAATTTAAATCCTATAGAATTGGCACATTCTTATAAAGAATTATTGGAAATTCATGACATAACTCAAGAAAAATTAGCAGATCTTATTCACAAGTCAAGACCACAAATTGCTAATACCTTAAGACTCTTAAATTTAAATGAGCAAACGCAAAATTTCATTATAGAAGGTAAAATTTCACAAGGTCATGCAAAAGTTTTAGTAGGACTTGAAAAAGAAGAAGAAAAAATGATAGTTGATACTATCATAGGTCAAAAACTTAATGTAAGAGATACAGAAAAACTGATTAAAAATTTTAAAAATTCAAATAATTTAGAAAAAAATACAAATTTAAATAAGCAAAATCAATCTATATTAAATTTAAAAGAAAAAATAGAATCTTTTGGATTTAAGACAGTAGTGAAAGATTTAAAAATTATTGTTAATTTTTCTGACGAAAATGAGATTGTAAAATTTTTAAAAATACTAGATTAA